In Bacillota bacterium, the sequence GAGGGTGGCTACTGAGGGATAAGTCCCCAGCCATACCCTCCAATGGGGATACTAGCCTAATAATGGCCATGGGTAGATGCTAATTAAACTAATTGGTGGTCATTACGACCATATCTGCAGTGGAATCATTAGTAATTCTACTTGTTTTCACTAACTCCTTCTAAAATTTATATTTTTTCAGCAAAATATAATAATTTGTAAAGGCACCTGCCAGTTCGCAGGTGCCTTTAATACTGTTCAGTCTATTTTTTGCTTAACTTACGTAGACCAACCAGAGCAGCGCCAACGCCTACCGGCAACAACCACATAACGTTAGTCCCGGTTTTAGGCAGTTCCTCTTTTTCGTCATCTTCAATCACCGGATCTTCTTGCTCATCTGCAGATTCCTTGGGATCTTGTGGATCTGCAGGCTCTTCCGGATCCTCCGGCTCTTCGGGCAATGTCAGCTCAGTTCCGGCTAGGCCGGCGGTTGCTGTACGGCCGTTGAGATTCCATACAATATTACTGCCATCCCAATCATGAATCACAAAAGCATTGGTTTCATGAACGCCAAATCCGGTACGGCCAGGGCGACCCTCAACTACATTGGGGAAGCCAAATTCTGTGGGCAGCAACTCCTGATGTGTGTCGGGGGTGATAAAGTTACTAATATCATCCCTTGCCACATCGACTTCATACGGTTGCCCCGCCCGGGTACTGCGGTTCTCATAACCGAAATACGCGGAGTATGTTCCGTCCTCATGCTCTACCCAGCCTTCAAAGATTGGGCTGATGTCGATTACGGGTTTAAACTCTTTGTCTGGATTGATGCTGGCAGTAGCAGTACTGCCGGCCAGACTCCAGACAATGTTGCCAACACCGTCCCAATTCTCAATTACAAAGGCGTTGGTTTCATGGATCCCGAAACCAGTCCGTCCAGGACGCCCCTCGACAACACCGGGGAAACCAAATTCCGTGGGCAACAATTCGCTGTAGGTATCGGGAGTAAGTTTGTTTGTAATGCTGTCTTCTGCTGTGACCACATAAGGTTCGCCGCCCAGCGTACTCCGGTTTTCATAGCCAAAGTACAGATTGTATGTCCCATCATCGTTTTGAATCCAGCCTTCAAAAATCGGGCTGATGTCAATTACCGGCTCCTCACTAGCAGCAAACAGTGTCATCGGCGATAACACCAACAACACAACCAACAACAACGCACATCGTTTCGCCATGCAACTCCTCCTAAATATTGATAGGACATATTATTCCCATGTGCAGGAGAATATGCTTAATATTCCAATTTTGCTTAACAAAAACAAACCGAACTGAAAATAACAGTCCGGTTTGTATACAATAATCTGTTATTCGGTTAACAAGAGCTGCAGTTGCCGCCGGGGCAGCCGCCACACTTGTCGCCGCCCTTTATCCCCGGTGCGGCAAATGAAGATACGATTCGCTCCAGGCCGCGGCAGCCACAGTGAGCGCAGACCAGTTCTTCACCGCTCTCCCCCATCTTGCACAGCTGTTCCATTTGCCCGGCGCACTTTTTGCATTTGAATTCGTATAAAGGCATGGAATCCCTCCTCCAGTTAAATTATAATAAATGAGTTGCCGGAGTGCAATTATTGTCAAGGAGTGGTTGAAATGCTGACAAAACATTTGGTTCGTGGCGGCGTAATTGCCGCTTTATATGTAATCCTTACTGTCCCCCTGGCCTCCCTGGCCTTTGGGCCAATTCAAATCCGCCCGGCGGAAGCGCTTACGGTGTTGCCAATCTTGTTCCCTGAGGCAATTCCCGGGGTATTTATCGGTTGTTTGCTGGCCAACACAATTTCCATGTTTGGCTGGATAGACATAGTATTTGGCAGTTCAATTACTTTGCTGGCCGCAATTGTTACCCGTCTCACCAGAAAGACAGTCTTTGCGTTTCTGAGCCCGGTCATTTTTAACGCGGTGTTAATCAGTACATATGTGGCCTGGTTTATCACTGATGAATGGTTCTCTACCACATACTGGGTGGCCTACGGCCAGACCGCTGTTTCAATTGCCATCAGTCAGGCGATTGTGGTCTTCGGCCTTGGCGTACCGCTGATTGCCTGGCTGCGCAAAGTTTACTTACATGAATATTAACTTCTGCATATTTGACTTAATCATCATTCTAGGGCTGCCCGCGGGCAGCCCTAGTCTTTGTACTAATCGTCTTCACTGTTCTCAGTATTTGTCTCGTCTTCGCTTTCAGATTCATCTTCATTTCCGGACTCTTCCTGGTCCTGGGGATCCTCTTCCTGGTCACCAGCGCCAGGGTCGTCATTGTCGTCACTATCCTGCTCTCCACCCGAATCGTCACCTGTGCCCTCGTCAACTTCATCCTGTTCATCAGACGGGTCGACTCCCTGTCCCTCATCGGCCTTGGGTGGCGGGTCATGCTCGCTCTCATCGTCAGGTTCTTCGTCAGGAAGGGGCGGATACAAGGTATCGGTGGGCCTTGGGTCGACACTTATGCCCCAGATATCTTTGATTAGCTCCACCCTGGCTTGTTGGTCGATTAGATAGTACCAACTGGAGAAGCTGACATTTTCGCTCATTCTGCCCATACCCAGTGAGCCCGGCATAATGTGGGTGTTAATGTTATCCGGGCGTATATTGTGGGTGGCAAACAAGGCCAGGGAAGCCATTTGTTCAACTGTGAGGTTGGTCTCCACATTGTTGCGCATGTTCATATAGACTTCCGGCGCCTTTAGCAGCTTGTTGGCCCGACTAAACTGCTCGAAAGCTGCTACCATAATCTGCTGCTGATTTTTATTACGCTGAATATCGCCAAGGGCAAAGTCACGGTTACGAACATACCAAAGGAATTGACGCCCGCTGAGTCGTTGATATCCTGCTTCCACAACCAAATTTCCATGGCCGGTATAGACATTGGTCTCGACATCGTACCAAACTCCACCGAGGATGTCGATAATCTCGCTGACGCCATCCATGTCCAGGGAAACCCAATAATGGATTGGAACGTTAAGCGCCATGCTCACCGTCTGGCGCACCGAGTTGAGACCGCTTTCATGCCGCTCCTGGGGATCTGTGAGGCCGGTAATCGCTGTGCTCCAACCGTAATAGTAGGAAGCATTGATCTTATCCCGGCCGCCACCCCGGTCATAGATGGGCACCAAAGTGTCCCGGGGAATGTTAATTACATCCACCTGGCCAGTTTCCAGGTTGACAGCCGCTACCATCAGCGTATCAGGGCGGTATGAGTCATGGGTTTCGTCCCGGGCTTCGTTGCGATCAAAGCCAAATAAAGCTATGTTGATAATATTTTCATCAAAGGCCTCGTTAATATCGAGAATTCCGTCATCATCATTGTCGGGCCATTCCACATCACCGGGTATTAGCCGACCTTTGGTATCGTTTAGACGCTGCCAGTACCAAGCGCCTGTTAGAGGCACGGTGATGAGCAAGAAGATGCTGGTCAAGAGAAGGACACGTTTTTTTTTGCTCTGGGAATTAAACCAACGGCGGGCTTGTCCCAATTTATTGTGTATGTTTTGTAGTAATTTTTGCAAGCTCTACACCCCCGTGTGCTTTATTATACGGTGACAAGCAAGGTTTGTAAATTACAGATATTGCTTTCAAAAAACAGCCCGCCGGTGGCGGGCTGAATTGTGTAATCGTCAGTCTAGTTGTCTGCTTCGTTATCGTCCTCTTCGCCGTTCTCATCTTCGTTATCGCTGTCGCAAGTGCATTCTTCTAAATTATTACCACACTTTTTGCACTGTTCCTCGTCCTCACAATCGCCTTCGCAACCAGGCTCACCGCAGTCACAATCTTCTTGGTCTTGACAGTCGCCGGTGCATTCAGGGTCACCACAGAATTCACACTCGTTGTCTTCATCTTTTCCGTTGTCCCCGTTATCATCGCCACCGGTACCATTGCCATTTCCATTCCCATTGCCATTTCCAGGCGGAACCTCCGGCAGTGTGGCGTCATCCTCTTCTTCTTCGCCATCATCATCGGGAAGCGGTGGCAGCAAGACGTCGGTGGCGCCAGGTGTGACGGAAATGCCCCAGATATCGTATATCATTTGGGCCCTGGCCTGCTGATCTATGATGTAATAAGTGTTGGCGCGGGTATAACGCTCATTGGGACGACCATAGGCCATGCGCCCGGGCAAGATGTGGCTCTCGATGTTCTCGGGCTTAATATTGCGAGTGGCAAAGAGAGCGAGGGAGGCCATCTGTTCCACCGTGAGATTGGTCTCCACGTTGTTGCGCATGCTCAGATATACTTCCGGAGCTTTTACCAGTTTGTTTGCCCTGGCGAATTGTTCGAATGTTGCCTTCAACAGATTCTGCTGGTTTTGCACGCGGCGCAAATCGCCATCGTAGAAATCCCGGGTTCGGGCATACCAGAGAAACTGACGGCCATTGAGCTTTTGGTAGCCCTTTTCGATGACACGGTTACCATGACCGGTGTAGACATCGTGCTCCACGTCATACCAGACCCCGCCCATGATGTTTACAATCTCAACCACACCGTCCATATCCAAGGAAACCCAATAGTGGATTGGCACATTCAATGCCATACTCACGGTCTGACGTACTGAGTTGAGGCCACTCTTATGTTGCTCATCGGGGTCAGTAATGCCAGTAATTGCTTTGTCCCAGCCATAGTAGTAGGAGTGGTTGATCTTGTCTTTACCGCCCCCGCGGTTGTAAATAGGAACCAAAGTGTCCCTGGGAATACTGACCAGGTCCACCTCCCCGGTCTCCAGGTTGATGGATGCGACCATTATTGTGTCTGGCCGGTAGGCAATGTAGATTTCGTCCCGCGCTTCTGTGCGGTCAAAGCCAAAAAGGGCGATGTTGATTATGTTCTCGTCAAAAGCTTCCCAGATATCTAGGATTTCATCATTGTCACCTTCGGGCCATTCCACTTGGAGGCGCCCTTTGGTATCGCCCAGACGGCTCCAGTACCAACTGCTGGCTGCGCCTGCCACCGATCCGGTAAGCAGGAGCACGATTACAGTAACGGTCAGGACCCGCTTGGCCTTGGGCAGCGATCTATACTTTTTTTTGATTTTGCGAAAGAATGCTTTCACACCTACACCCCGTTTATTCAAAATTTCACAAGATTAATTATACCTTATTTGCGGTGAAAATTACCGCATTAGAGAAATTTATTATAGTGTCTCGGTCAATCGACGCTGAACCTAGCGATTCCAAGCACAGAGTGGTCGCCGTCTGCCAGTCCGGTGACCCGCAGGCGGTATTCACCAGGAGCAAGCTCGGCTTCACCGCTGAATTCCAGCGTCCCGCCCGGAGGAATAATGGTGGTATTCTGGCCGAAATCGTGGAATGTGCATTCAACACCGTCCCAGGTATCATAGTCGACCATCTTCTCTAGGGCCAACGCCTGGCTGCCGCTGAGGACGGCAGGGGTTTCTTTGTGGTTCTCCAGGCTGAACCTCATTACCTCGCCCAGCTCCACCGCCACCAAGAAGTCCGGCTCTGTAACCTTGATTCGGGGTGATTCCAAGCTAAACCGGGTGCCGTCTTCACCAAAGTATCCCTGGATAACCAGGCGGTAGGTGCCAGGGCTGAGGAACTCCGGCGGTATTTCGTAGACAATCTCGTCGGCGGCGGTGGGTTTCATGGCATGGGAGGGGGCGGGGTGGTAATACTCTGACCAACTGTTGTTCTGCCGACGGTAGATTGCCACCCCTTCCCAATTGGTTGGCAGGAAAAGATTGAGCTTCTCGGTATTTTCGATGACCAAAGTTACTCCCTCGTCTATAGCGTAAACTGTAGCCTGAACAGCGGCTGCCAACAGCGGTTCATCGGTGTTCTTACCACAAGATGTTGCCGCATGGATCAACACAGCGAAAACACAAATGATGGCGACAGTGATTAGAAACGACCGAAATCTGGCCATTGGCCTCCACCTCCCAGGTTATTGCACACCTATATAGTTAGACGTAGAAACACATGATTTTGTTTCAAAAACTGGTAAACTATTTTTTCGTGTACTCCAAAGCGGTTCCGGCCAGCAGGGCGGTTCCCATCCAGAGCACATCTTCATCCAGGTCAAACTTGGGGTGATGATGGGGATAGACAATACCCTTGTCGGGATTGCCGGCGCCCAGGAAGAAAAACGTGCCCGGCACCTGCTGCAGGAAAAAGGACATGTCTTCGCCGCCCATGGTGGGCGTGGTCAGTTCCACTACGTTTTCGCTGCCGACAAGCACTTCCGCGGTTTCGGCAAAGAGCTGGGTGAATTGCTTGTCATTTACCACCGGCGGGTAGCCATCGCCGTAGCTGAAGTTATATTCGGCGCCCCAGGCCTTACAGATATTTGCCAGCACTTGCTCCATGCGGTTGCGTAGCTTATCGCCGGCCGGCTGATGGAAGTAACGAATTGTGCCTAGCATATCCACCTGCGGTGGAATTATGTTGTGGGTGGAGCCACCCTGGATCTTGCCCACGGTGAGCACCGCCGGATGCAGGGGTGAAATCTCCCGGCTGACGATGCGCTGCCAGGCGCTGACCACTTCAGCGGCAATTACGATTGGGTCCACCGTCTCATGGGGCATGGCGCCATGACCGCCCTTGCCAATGACATTGGCCTCAAAACTGTAGGTGGCAGCCATCATCGGGCCGTAACAGACGCCCACCTGTCCGGCTGTCAGCTCCTTGGCAATCAGGCCGAGATGGCCTCCGACAATCGCCTGAACCTTGTGGCGGCTGAGGACACCATCATCTATCATTGCCTTAGCGCCGCCCAGGCCTTCTTCGGCCGGCTGAAATATTATAACAAAAGTCCCTGACAAATCTTGTCGCATTTCGGCGAGCAGTTTCGCTGCGCCCAGCGCCATGGCCACATGACCATCATGGCCGCAGGCATGCATCTTGCCAGGATATTTGGAAACATATTCGTGTTCGTTGGCTTCGGTAACGGGCAGGGCGTCCATGTCGGCGCGGATGCCGATGACCGGGCCGGGCTTGGCGCCACGAACGATGCCGACCACACCACTTTTCCCGACCCCTGTTTCTACTTCGATGTCCCACTGCCGCAGTTTTTGCGCTATGTACTCCGCGGTTTCCTCTACTTCGTAGCCGATTCCCGGATGCTGATGGCACCAACGCCGCCATTCCACCAGCTGGGGTTGCAAATTGCGGGCAGCTTCCTTCAGATTTTGCAAATTAACGCCTCCCTGTCAGAATATTATAGCCAATATAATCCAAAAAAACAGGCGAAGTCAATGCTTCGCCCTGTTCTCTGTGGTTTTAGCCCCACTTGCCTTTGCCCATGTGGTTCTCAATTTCGGCCTTGGCAGATTGACGGGCAAAAGCGGCAAATTCTTTAACTTCGGTGTATAGCTTGACACAACCGGGATCGAGATTATCTTCGATGCCCTGTTCGGACATCTCCTCGATACCCTCCAACAGGCCGATCAAATCCATGAGCAAACCATTGCTGAAGCGGCTGCGCTCCACCAGTTTCGCTTTGTCAGCTTCCAGTTGGTTGAATTTCTCCTGGGGGGCGCCACACTTGGGGCATTTTTCCGGGGCGCCTTCGCCTTCATGCAGGTAATTGCATACAGAACATTTCCACATAATAATCTCTCCTCCCAGTTATTTATTGTAGGTTTAGTAGTTTTCCGCCATCAATTCATACCAGCTTTGCGGATGGAAGCAAGCGGGGCAAAGCTCCGGCGCTTCTTTGCCGGTATGTACATAACCGCAGTTCCGGCACTTCCACTGGGTCTCTTCGCTACGCTTGAAGACAACTCCATCCTTGATGTTTTGCAAAAGCTTGAGATAGCGGGCCTCATGATGCTCTTCAACTTCGGCCACTTCGTGGAAGAAGTCGGCGATTTCTTCGAAGCCCTCCTGGCGGGCCACTTCCTCAAACTCTTTATACATTGTTGTCCATTCGTAATTCTCACCATCAGCGGCGTCCTTGAGGTTTTCCATGGTGTTGCCGATGCCACCAAGATACTTGAAAATTTGCTTGGCATGGGCGCGCTCATTGTCGGCAGTTTCCATAAACAGGCCGTGGATTTGCTCATAGCCCTCTTTTTTGGCGACTTGGGCATAGAAAGTATACTTGTTCCTTGCCTGGGACTCGCCGGCGAATGCCGCCATCAGGTTCTTTTCCGTTTGAGTTCCTTTCAGGGACTTGCTC encodes:
- a CDS encoding zinc ribbon domain-containing protein, whose amino-acid sequence is MPLYEFKCKKCAGQMEQLCKMGESGEELVCAHCGCRGLERIVSSFAAPGIKGGDKCGGCPGGNCSSC
- a CDS encoding QueT transporter family protein, whose protein sequence is MLTKHLVRGGVIAALYVILTVPLASLAFGPIQIRPAEALTVLPILFPEAIPGVFIGCLLANTISMFGWIDIVFGSSITLLAAIVTRLTRKTVFAFLSPVIFNAVLISTYVAWFITDEWFSTTYWVAYGQTAVSIAISQAIVVFGLGVPLIAWLRKVYLHEY
- a CDS encoding amidohydrolase codes for the protein MQNLKEAARNLQPQLVEWRRWCHQHPGIGYEVEETAEYIAQKLRQWDIEVETGVGKSGVVGIVRGAKPGPVIGIRADMDALPVTEANEHEYVSKYPGKMHACGHDGHVAMALGAAKLLAEMRQDLSGTFVIIFQPAEEGLGGAKAMIDDGVLSRHKVQAIVGGHLGLIAKELTAGQVGVCYGPMMAATYSFEANVIGKGGHGAMPHETVDPIVIAAEVVSAWQRIVSREISPLHPAVLTVGKIQGGSTHNIIPPQVDMLGTIRYFHQPAGDKLRNRMEQVLANICKAWGAEYNFSYGDGYPPVVNDKQFTQLFAETAEVLVGSENVVELTTPTMGGEDMSFFLQQVPGTFFFLGAGNPDKGIVYPHHHPKFDLDEDVLWMGTALLAGTALEYTKK
- a CDS encoding rubredoxin; translation: MIMWKCSVCNYLHEGEGAPEKCPKCGAPQEKFNQLEADKAKLVERSRFSNGLLMDLIGLLEGIEEMSEQGIEDNLDPGCVKLYTEVKEFAAFARQSAKAEIENHMGKGKWG
- a CDS encoding rubrerythrin family protein; amino-acid sequence: MAAFAGESQARNKYTFYAQVAKKEGYEQIHGLFMETADNERAHAKQIFKYLGGIGNTMENLKDAADGENYEWTTMYKEFEEVARQEGFEEIADFFHEVAEVEEHHEARYLKLLQNIKDGVVFKRSEETQWKCRNCGYVHTGKEAPELCPACFHPQSWYELMAENY